In Desulfurococcaceae archaeon MEX13E-LK6-19, the genomic window ACTACCTTATACCAATGGTTATTGAAGAGACAAGCGTAGTTGCTGCTGCAAGTAATGCTGCAAAAATGCTACGCGAAGGACAGGGTATTATAGCTCGGGCTGGACCACAATACATGATTGGACAAATACACTTGGTCAAAGTAACAGCCCCAAAATACAAAGCTATGAAGATTATCGAGAAGAAAGAAGAAATTCTTGAACATGCCAACCAGCAGGATCCTATTCTCGTAAAACTAGGCGGTGGCGCTAAGGACCTGGAAGTCAGGGTGCTTGATACACGCATGGGTCCTGTTATAGTAGTGCACTTGATAGTCGATGTACTTGATGCCATGGGCGCCAACGCTGTTAACACTATGGCAGAGTCTATAGCACCTATTCTAGAGAAAATAACAGGCGGGGAAGCACGCCTAAGAATAATATCAAACAATGCTGTCTACAGAATAGTACGTGCATGGGCTCGAGCATCTCCAGAAGCTGTTGGCGGTAAGGATGTAGCCGAGAAAATAGTCGAGGCAAGCATACTTGCCGAAGCAGATCCCTATAGAGCTGTAACACATAATAAAGGTATAATGAACGGTATCATAGCCGTAGCATTAGCAACAGCACAAGACCATCGTGCAATAGAAGCAGGAGCACATGCATACGCTGCCAGGACAGGAGTATACAAACCATTAAGTACATGGGAACTCGATGAAGAAGGTTATCTTGTTGGATCACTCGAAATACCATTACAAATAG contains:
- a CDS encoding hydroxymethylglutaryl-CoA reductase, degradative; protein product: MSAKSSRIPGFYKLPIEERLKKVAEWANLTTEEIELLKNMGNLDVKIADSMIENVIGGMTYPFAVATNFKINGKDYLIPMVIEETSVVAAASNAAKMLREGQGIIARAGPQYMIGQIHLVKVTAPKYKAMKIIEKKEEILEHANQQDPILVKLGGGAKDLEVRVLDTRMGPVIVVHLIVDVLDAMGANAVNTMAESIAPILEKITGGEARLRIISNNAVYRIVRAWARASPEAVGGKDVAEKIVEASILAEADPYRAVTHNKGIMNGIIAVALATAQDHRAIEAGAHAYAARTGVYKPLSTWELDEEGYLVGSLEIPLQIGIIGGAVKVHPIARIALKILGVKTAKELAEIMAAVGLAQNLAALRALVTEGIQKGHMRLHAKNLAIMAGATGELIDIVAEQMIKEGRVRFDYAKELVEKYKKNLQ